A region from the Coffea eugenioides isolate CCC68of chromosome 9, Ceug_1.0, whole genome shotgun sequence genome encodes:
- the LOC113783309 gene encoding cell division control protein 2 homolog C-like isoform X1 has product MIKIQNCEEGNTCIRRAVGADEGQIKDFGRHLSSLSFFFFLLFNFRIHSCKIRNLFFKVSNPPTGRFSMEKYEKLEKVGEGTYGKVYKAKDKTTGQLVALKKTRLEMDEEGVPPTALREVSLLQMLSQSLYVVRLLCVEHIVDGNKKNGGSGNGKPLLYLVFEYLDTDLKKFIDSHRKGPNPRPLPPTLIQSFLFQLCKGVAHCHSHGVLHRDLKPQNLLVDKDKGILKIADLGLGRAFTVPLKSYTHEIVTLWYRAPEVLLGSTHYSTAVDMWSVGCIFAEMVRRQALFPGDSEFQQLLHIFRLLGTPTEKHWPGVCSLRDWHVYPQWEPQNLSRAVPSLEPDGVDLLSKMLKYDPAERISAKAALEHPFFDSLDKSQF; this is encoded by the exons atgatcaaaattcaaaactgtGAGGAGGGAAACACGTGCATACGGAGAGCCGTTGGAGCCGACGAGGGGCAAATTAAGGATTTTGGGAGACATTTATCGTCTctgtctttcttcttcttccttttattcaacTTTAGAATCCATTCTTGCAAAATCAGAAACCTCTTCTTCAAAGTCTCCAATCCTCCAACTG GAAGGTTTAGTATGGAAAAGTACGAGAAGCTTGAGAAAGTGGGGGAAGGGACTTATGGGAAGGTGTACAAAGCCAAGGACAAGACGACTGGGCAGTTGGTAGCCCTCAAGAAAACACGCTTGGAAATGGATGAGGAAGGTGTTCCCCCTACTGCTCTCCGTGAGGTGTCCCTCCTCCAGATGCTCTCCCAGTCCCTCTATGTGGTCCGCCTGCTGTGTGTTGAGCATATTGTTGATGGCAACAAAAAGAATGGTGGCAGTGGCAATGGCAAGCCCCTCCTCTACCTTGTCTTTGAGTACCTTGACACTGACCTCAAGAAGTTCATTGACTCCCACCGCAAGGGCCCCAACCCCAGGCCACTCCCACCTACCCTCATTCAGAGCTTCCTCTTTCAGCTCTGCAAGGGCGTTGCCCACTGCCACAGCCATGGTGTACTCCACCGGGATCTCAAACCCCAGAACCTCCTTGTTGATAAGGACAAGGGCATTCTAAAGATCGCTGATCTTGGACTTGGCAGGGCTTTCACTGTCCCTCTCAAAAGCTACACTCACGAG ATCGTCACCCTCTGGTATAGAGCTCCAGAAGTTCTCTTGGGATCCACACATTACTCCACTGCTGTTGATATGTGGTCCGTTGGTTGCATTTTTG CTGAGATGGTAAGAAGGCAAGCCTTATTTCCTGGGGATTCTGAGTTTCAACAACTGCTCCATATATTCAG GCTGCTAGGGACACCTACGGAGAAGCACTGGCCTGGAGTTTGTTCGCTACGTGATTGGCATGTGTACCCCCAGTGGGAGCCCCAGAACTTGTCACGAGCTGTTCCATCATTGGAACCTGATGGTGTTGATCTTCTCTCT AAGATGCTTAAATATGATCCAGCTGAGAGAATATCAGCCAAAGCTGCTCTAGAGCACCCATTTTTTGACAGCCTGGATAAGTCTCAATTCTGA
- the LOC113783309 gene encoding cell division control protein 2 homolog C-like isoform X2, whose translation MIKIQNCEEGNTCIRRAVGADEGQIKDFGRHLSSLSFFFFLLFNFRIHSCKIRNLFFKVSNPPTGRFSMEKYEKLEKVGEGTYGKVYKAKDKTTGQLVALKKTRLEMDEEGVPPTALREVSLLQMLSQSLYVVRLLCVEHIVDGNKKNGGSGNGKPLLYLVFEYLDTDLKKFIDSHRKGPNPRPLPPTLIQSFLFQLCKGVAHCHSHGVLHRDLKPQNLLVDKDKGILKIADLGLGRAFTVPLKSYTHEIVTLWYRAPEVLLGSTHYSTAVDMWSVGCIFAEMVRRQALFPGDSEFQQLLHIFRLLGTPTEKHWPGVCSLRDWHVYPQWEPQNLSRAVPSLEPDGVDLLSMLKYDPAERISAKAALEHPFFDSLDKSQF comes from the exons atgatcaaaattcaaaactgtGAGGAGGGAAACACGTGCATACGGAGAGCCGTTGGAGCCGACGAGGGGCAAATTAAGGATTTTGGGAGACATTTATCGTCTctgtctttcttcttcttccttttattcaacTTTAGAATCCATTCTTGCAAAATCAGAAACCTCTTCTTCAAAGTCTCCAATCCTCCAACTG GAAGGTTTAGTATGGAAAAGTACGAGAAGCTTGAGAAAGTGGGGGAAGGGACTTATGGGAAGGTGTACAAAGCCAAGGACAAGACGACTGGGCAGTTGGTAGCCCTCAAGAAAACACGCTTGGAAATGGATGAGGAAGGTGTTCCCCCTACTGCTCTCCGTGAGGTGTCCCTCCTCCAGATGCTCTCCCAGTCCCTCTATGTGGTCCGCCTGCTGTGTGTTGAGCATATTGTTGATGGCAACAAAAAGAATGGTGGCAGTGGCAATGGCAAGCCCCTCCTCTACCTTGTCTTTGAGTACCTTGACACTGACCTCAAGAAGTTCATTGACTCCCACCGCAAGGGCCCCAACCCCAGGCCACTCCCACCTACCCTCATTCAGAGCTTCCTCTTTCAGCTCTGCAAGGGCGTTGCCCACTGCCACAGCCATGGTGTACTCCACCGGGATCTCAAACCCCAGAACCTCCTTGTTGATAAGGACAAGGGCATTCTAAAGATCGCTGATCTTGGACTTGGCAGGGCTTTCACTGTCCCTCTCAAAAGCTACACTCACGAG ATCGTCACCCTCTGGTATAGAGCTCCAGAAGTTCTCTTGGGATCCACACATTACTCCACTGCTGTTGATATGTGGTCCGTTGGTTGCATTTTTG CTGAGATGGTAAGAAGGCAAGCCTTATTTCCTGGGGATTCTGAGTTTCAACAACTGCTCCATATATTCAG GCTGCTAGGGACACCTACGGAGAAGCACTGGCCTGGAGTTTGTTCGCTACGTGATTGGCATGTGTACCCCCAGTGGGAGCCCCAGAACTTGTCACGAGCTGTTCCATCATTGGAACCTGATGGTGTTGATCTTCTCTCT ATGCTTAAATATGATCCAGCTGAGAGAATATCAGCCAAAGCTGCTCTAGAGCACCCATTTTTTGACAGCCTGGATAAGTCTCAATTCTGA